One Leisingera sp. M658 genomic window carries:
- a CDS encoding ABC transporter ATP-binding protein, whose protein sequence is MRPTPPPALEISNLAVEFRASGSRALFEKPATFKALSDVNLEIRQGEVLGLIGESGSGKTTLGKAIVGLTGTSAGGIQVNGQHIDPSCSPERLTLARRVQMVFQDPYASLHPRKTIGRILSEPFRIQKTASGPELQSRVRALLRRVGLSPDHAARYPQQFSGGQRQRIAIARAIANDPPVIIADEPVSALDVSVQAQILNLLDDLRAEQNMAMLFISHDLSVVRHLCQRIAVMYLGRIVEIGPSKQMTAAPAHPYTTALLSAAPRVKARNRAQAAPIVLSGDVPSHAAIPAGCPFHTRCWLYEQKGCPARCRTEVPQLDTRAGGRQSACFFPDEAARPAPPPAAACR, encoded by the coding sequence ATGAGGCCGACACCGCCCCCCGCGCTTGAGATCAGCAATCTTGCCGTCGAATTCCGTGCCTCCGGCAGCCGGGCGCTGTTTGAGAAACCCGCAACTTTCAAGGCGCTCAGCGATGTAAACCTGGAGATCCGGCAGGGCGAAGTGCTGGGCCTGATTGGTGAATCCGGCAGCGGCAAGACCACGCTGGGCAAGGCCATCGTCGGCCTCACCGGAACCTCTGCAGGCGGCATTCAAGTCAACGGGCAGCATATTGATCCTTCCTGCTCACCGGAGCGGCTCACTCTCGCGCGGCGGGTTCAGATGGTGTTCCAGGATCCCTATGCCTCGCTGCATCCCAGAAAGACCATCGGACGCATTCTGTCGGAACCGTTCAGAATCCAGAAAACCGCCTCGGGCCCTGAGCTCCAGTCCCGCGTCCGGGCGCTGCTGCGGCGCGTCGGGCTGAGCCCGGACCATGCGGCGCGCTATCCCCAGCAGTTCAGCGGTGGTCAGCGCCAGCGCATCGCCATCGCAAGGGCGATTGCCAATGATCCGCCGGTAATCATCGCAGACGAGCCAGTCAGTGCCCTGGATGTATCGGTGCAGGCGCAGATCCTGAATCTGCTGGACGATTTGCGCGCCGAACAGAACATGGCGATGCTGTTTATCAGCCATGATTTGTCGGTGGTGCGGCACCTGTGCCAGCGTATTGCGGTGATGTATCTGGGCCGGATTGTCGAGATCGGTCCGTCAAAACAGATGACCGCCGCCCCTGCGCATCCCTATACAACGGCCCTGTTGTCGGCGGCGCCGCGGGTCAAGGCCAGGAACCGGGCGCAGGCCGCGCCGATTGTGCTGTCCGGAGACGTCCCGTCGCATGCCGCCATCCCCGCCGGCTGCCCCTTCCACACCCGCTGCTGGCTGTATGAGCAGAAGGGCTGCCCGGCCCGCTGCCGGACCGAAGTGCCGCAGCTGGACACGCGGGCGGGTGGACGCCAGTCGGCCTGCTTTTTCCCGGATGAGGCGGCCAGACCGGCACCGCCCCCTGCGGCAGCCTGCCGCTAA
- a CDS encoding Zn-dependent hydrolase yields the protein MTGYSVDGTRLWSRLMDMAEIGSTTNGGSHRLSLSQDDEDGRELFLAWCKNRGFAPVFDKIGNLFVRRAGRNPAAPPVVIGSHLDTQPNGGRFDGVLGVLAGLEVLETLEDLGIATETPVEVAVWTNEEGARFQPAMMGSGVHCGVHPLAEALAAADASGVPVARELKRFGYDSGMEPGNRATGSYLELHIEQGPVLEQEEKTIGVVTGGQAIRWYTLTLSGEETHAGPMPMAMRRDPVRHLAAVTELVYRSGLTDPDARATIGKIETLPGSINVMPGQVCLSVDLRHPGEAALEHMHGALAEGIARLNTAAEGVDIRLEQIWHSPAVSFDAQLIEAVRTGAAARGYPSRDMVSGAGHDAFHLAKLAPATMIFVPCRDGISHNAREYTAPEHVEAGANVLLDVALQAAGVRALAGGTA from the coding sequence ATGACAGGTTACTCGGTAGACGGAACCCGGCTTTGGTCCCGGCTAATGGACATGGCCGAAATCGGTTCCACAACAAACGGCGGTTCGCACCGGCTGTCGCTCAGCCAGGATGACGAGGACGGCCGCGAATTGTTTCTTGCATGGTGCAAAAACCGCGGCTTTGCACCGGTCTTTGACAAGATCGGCAACCTGTTCGTCCGCCGTGCGGGCCGGAACCCGGCAGCGCCTCCGGTTGTCATCGGCAGCCATCTGGACACGCAGCCCAATGGCGGCCGGTTCGACGGCGTGCTGGGGGTGCTGGCCGGATTGGAAGTGCTGGAAACGCTTGAAGATCTTGGCATTGCAACAGAGACGCCGGTAGAAGTTGCCGTGTGGACCAACGAGGAAGGCGCCCGGTTTCAGCCCGCCATGATGGGCTCGGGCGTTCATTGCGGTGTGCATCCCCTTGCAGAGGCACTGGCGGCGGCCGACGCATCCGGCGTCCCGGTTGCGCGGGAACTCAAACGATTTGGCTACGATAGCGGTATGGAGCCGGGAAACCGCGCAACCGGCAGCTATCTGGAACTGCATATCGAGCAGGGGCCGGTCCTTGAGCAGGAGGAGAAGACCATCGGCGTCGTCACCGGCGGACAGGCAATCCGCTGGTATACCCTGACACTGAGCGGCGAAGAGACCCACGCAGGTCCGATGCCCATGGCGATGCGGCGCGATCCAGTGCGGCATCTGGCAGCAGTGACGGAGCTTGTTTACCGGAGCGGCCTGACGGATCCCGATGCCCGCGCAACCATCGGAAAAATCGAAACGCTGCCGGGTTCGATCAACGTAATGCCAGGTCAGGTTTGCCTGTCGGTCGATTTGCGTCATCCCGGTGAGGCCGCGCTGGAGCACATGCATGGCGCGTTGGCCGAGGGTATTGCACGATTGAATACCGCGGCCGAGGGCGTGGATATTCGTCTTGAGCAGATCTGGCACTCGCCCGCGGTGTCATTCGATGCGCAATTGATTGAGGCGGTGCGAACCGGTGCTGCAGCGCGGGGCTATCCCTCCCGGGACATGGTCTCCGGAGCCGGGCATGATGCGTTCCATCTTGCCAAACTGGCACCCGCAACGATGATCTTTGTGCCCTGCCGTGATGGCATCAGCCACAACGCGCGGGAATACACGGCACCTGAGCATGTCGAGGCCGGCGCAAACGTGCTGCTGGATGTTGCGCTGCAGGCAGCGGGTGTGCGGGCATTGGCGGGGGGCACGGCATGA
- a CDS encoding carbon-nitrogen hydrolase family protein → MRITIADWDPRPQARAAQADALAAHAAAEQSELVLLPEMPLSDWLAISPERDAALWDQSVHDHESGLDELGEQLGTGLAGSRPVLNAGGQPRNRAFLWQDSRFADVRHEKAALPEEDGYWESRWYGAGAQQSAPLDWNGLRIGFAICTELWDPAHGCRLSQAGAEVLLVPRATPDLGSDIWVSGARALAVRTGCYVLSSNFAYPAGSFAFEGRSVAVDPDGELLAVTTEEQPYATVSVSAGAARDAKSTYPRYVFDKIKKQKGAT, encoded by the coding sequence ATGAGGATCACCATTGCCGATTGGGATCCGCGGCCGCAGGCAAGGGCGGCGCAAGCGGACGCATTGGCCGCCCATGCGGCGGCAGAGCAGAGCGAACTTGTGCTGCTGCCGGAAATGCCGCTGAGCGATTGGCTGGCCATCAGTCCGGAACGTGACGCGGCGCTGTGGGACCAGTCTGTCCATGACCACGAGAGCGGTCTGGATGAACTGGGTGAGCAGCTGGGAACGGGTTTGGCGGGATCACGGCCGGTCCTGAATGCAGGCGGCCAGCCCAGAAACCGTGCTTTCCTGTGGCAGGACAGCCGGTTCGCCGACGTGCGGCACGAGAAAGCGGCCCTGCCGGAGGAAGACGGTTATTGGGAGAGCCGCTGGTATGGAGCGGGTGCGCAGCAATCGGCGCCGCTGGATTGGAACGGGCTGCGGATCGGTTTTGCCATCTGCACCGAGCTTTGGGACCCGGCGCATGGCTGCCGCCTGTCGCAGGCGGGGGCAGAAGTGCTTCTGGTGCCCCGCGCAACGCCGGATCTGGGCAGCGATATCTGGGTCTCCGGCGCCCGTGCCTTGGCGGTGCGGACCGGCTGTTATGTCCTGTCTTCGAATTTCGCCTATCCGGCAGGAAGTTTTGCTTTTGAGGGGCGTTCCGTGGCGGTGGATCCGGACGGGGAACTTCTCGCGGTGACCACCGAGGAGCAGCCCTATGCCACGGTCTCAGTCAGCGCCGGTGCCGCACGGGATGCAAAGTCCACCTATCCCCGGTATGTGTTTGACAAAATAAAGAAACAGAAAGGTGCGACATGA
- a CDS encoding helix-turn-helix transcriptional regulator — protein MFDARTMMQSSNRTGESGSLAGLARAIELAGQDGFLAALADLCQSASGYDSTFIAAFFPDHPPMELFDNLSDEYSAATIKPYLDFAYFLDPFYNLFQQGIGDRVVTLGECAPDDFMSSEYYQTFYAETGLFDETSVFVAFGNGAAAVISLGSREESFQFGPDQRAALAGLLPCIAALCRRHWPALDPNSLAGSGRMGLHLKKSFDRFATSLLSGREVEIVQLILKGHSSKSIARELGNSPETVKVHRKRIHNKLGITSQGELFSLFLEALTRAPANATGDPLSYLDRPVSGQL, from the coding sequence ATGTTTGACGCAAGGACGATGATGCAAAGCTCCAACAGAACTGGTGAGTCAGGCAGCCTTGCAGGCCTTGCACGGGCCATCGAGCTTGCCGGGCAGGACGGGTTCCTGGCCGCCCTCGCAGACCTGTGCCAATCGGCATCAGGATATGACAGCACCTTCATTGCAGCCTTTTTCCCGGATCACCCGCCGATGGAGCTGTTCGACAACCTGTCGGATGAATACAGCGCCGCGACGATCAAGCCCTATCTGGATTTCGCCTATTTCCTCGACCCTTTTTACAATCTCTTCCAGCAGGGGATCGGGGACCGCGTGGTCACGCTTGGCGAATGCGCGCCTGATGATTTCATGTCGTCAGAATACTACCAGACCTTCTATGCAGAAACCGGTCTGTTTGACGAAACCAGCGTGTTCGTCGCCTTCGGGAACGGCGCCGCCGCGGTGATCTCGCTGGGCAGCAGGGAGGAAAGCTTCCAGTTTGGTCCGGATCAAAGGGCCGCGCTTGCCGGGCTGCTGCCCTGCATTGCGGCGCTGTGCCGCCGCCATTGGCCTGCGCTGGACCCCAATTCTCTGGCCGGCAGCGGCCGCATGGGGCTGCATCTGAAAAAGTCCTTTGACCGGTTCGCCACCTCGCTGCTGAGCGGGCGTGAGGTCGAAATCGTGCAGCTGATCCTGAAGGGGCATTCCTCGAAGTCGATTGCACGCGAGCTGGGCAACAGCCCGGAAACGGTCAAGGTCCACCGCAAGCGTATTCACAACAAGCTGGGTATCACCTCGCAGGGCGAACTTTTCTCGCTGTTTCTTGAGGCCTTGACCCGGGCACCAGCCAATGCAACCGGTGACCCGCTCAGCTACCTCGACAGGCCGGTGAGCGGGCAGCTCTGA
- a CDS encoding amidohydrolase, producing the protein MVLPGFQDIHLHAVEAGVNAVLCPFEAFDTLAGYRATVRDCAENGETGAWVLGAGVNMVSLLELHSNPVTVLDEISPDRPVMILDDIGHGAWANSLALQAAGYDTAEDAANGNIILRGDDGRPNGVVLENAPHNLRTLAFPPTQENLDFAFDSLLNAAAELNANGITSISDAGGYWPQGHHKVWDWAEEAGELPLRASNAFYIYPDRPLDAQIVEIKTLYHNDPDRLVRFNVAKIYVDGILSQATGALLEPYEAGLDLQDGEEYGYLYFEKDELMRAARELAATGFQLHFHVTGDYGARLALDAIAQAAPESGPHRLTHLYLADPADYPRFAELGVIADLQLAPSAVAGDYKAFMAEFIGDRTDRLLPAGALLEAGATVALSSDWDADELNPLIKIETAVSRRHNGLPDVATAIAAMTINPAISLRHADRTGSIEVGKFADLAVLSKDILKIPTNQISSVAIEATLLQGEAVFDDAGLFAE; encoded by the coding sequence ATGGTGCTGCCGGGGTTCCAGGACATCCACCTGCATGCGGTAGAGGCCGGGGTGAATGCGGTTCTCTGCCCGTTCGAAGCCTTCGACACGCTTGCGGGCTACAGGGCCACGGTACGGGACTGCGCCGAAAACGGCGAGACCGGCGCCTGGGTGCTGGGGGCCGGAGTGAATATGGTCAGCCTGCTGGAATTGCACAGCAACCCGGTTACGGTGCTTGACGAAATCTCGCCGGACCGCCCGGTGATGATCCTCGACGACATCGGCCATGGCGCCTGGGCCAATTCCCTGGCGCTGCAGGCAGCGGGATATGACACGGCCGAGGATGCGGCCAACGGCAATATCATCCTGCGCGGGGATGATGGGCGGCCCAACGGGGTGGTGCTGGAAAACGCACCGCACAACCTGCGCACACTTGCCTTCCCGCCAACTCAGGAGAACTTGGACTTTGCCTTTGACAGCCTGCTGAACGCGGCAGCAGAACTGAATGCCAACGGGATCACTTCGATCAGTGACGCAGGCGGATATTGGCCGCAGGGCCACCACAAAGTGTGGGATTGGGCCGAGGAAGCAGGTGAGCTGCCCCTGCGGGCCTCGAACGCCTTTTACATCTATCCCGACCGGCCATTGGACGCGCAAATCGTGGAGATCAAGACCCTCTACCACAACGACCCGGACCGGCTGGTGCGCTTCAACGTCGCCAAGATCTATGTCGACGGCATTCTGAGTCAGGCCACAGGCGCCTTGCTGGAACCTTATGAAGCAGGGCTGGACCTGCAGGACGGCGAGGAATACGGGTATCTCTATTTCGAGAAAGACGAACTGATGCGCGCCGCGCGGGAACTTGCCGCAACTGGCTTTCAGCTGCATTTCCATGTGACCGGGGACTACGGCGCGCGGCTGGCGCTGGACGCGATTGCCCAGGCCGCGCCGGAATCTGGACCGCATCGGCTGACCCATCTTTACCTTGCCGACCCCGCCGATTACCCCCGCTTTGCCGAGCTTGGCGTCATTGCCGATTTGCAGCTGGCACCCAGCGCGGTCGCCGGGGACTACAAGGCCTTCATGGCTGAGTTCATCGGCGACCGCACCGATCGGCTGCTGCCTGCCGGGGCACTGCTGGAAGCCGGAGCGACAGTTGCGCTGTCAAGTGACTGGGACGCGGATGAACTGAATCCGCTGATCAAGATCGAAACGGCGGTCAGCCGCAGGCACAACGGCCTGCCCGATGTCGCCACGGCCATCGCAGCGATGACGATCAACCCGGCCATTTCCCTGCGCCACGCGGACCGGACCGGCTCCATCGAGGTTGGCAAATTCGCGGATCTGGCGGTGCTCAGTAAAGACATCCTGAAGATCCCGACCAACCAGATCAGCAGCGTTGCCATTGAGGCGACCCTGCTGCAGGGCGAAGCGGTCTTTGATGACGCGGGGCTGTTCGCCGAATGA
- a CDS encoding LysR substrate-binding domain-containing protein, with amino-acid sequence MNNPYRPLPPLGALIGFEAAARLGSFSLAAEELNMTQSAVSHQIRTLETHLQQPLFLRISRRVELTDAGRDLMVSAQEALETVRLGVRRLDAYSKPGSVVIHMPPAFGALWLAPRLTRLRGSHPDVDPWLYTGSHDVDLTESEFDITLTTEAPAGEGFAAAPFLREERIALAGPGLAADFQNRMGEAPLIHDEHPDDWQSWFLAAGLERADCAKGLNFSDTGLAVDAATRGLGMCLCDRTLAQPLVRAGKLQVLSPVSLRGGGQYRLVTLERNLKRTAVRALWDWMLAETGGS; translated from the coding sequence ATGAATAACCCCTATCGCCCCTTACCGCCGCTGGGCGCCCTGATCGGGTTCGAAGCTGCGGCCCGGCTCGGCAGCTTCTCGCTGGCGGCGGAAGAGCTGAACATGACGCAATCGGCAGTGTCGCATCAGATCCGGACGCTGGAGACTCATCTGCAGCAACCGCTGTTCCTGCGCATCAGCCGGCGGGTGGAACTGACTGACGCCGGCCGCGACCTGATGGTCTCTGCCCAGGAGGCGCTGGAGACGGTGCGGCTGGGGGTACGGCGGCTGGACGCCTATTCCAAGCCCGGTTCGGTGGTCATCCACATGCCGCCTGCTTTCGGGGCGCTCTGGCTGGCGCCCCGGCTGACGCGGTTGCGCGGCAGCCATCCCGATGTGGACCCTTGGCTTTATACCGGCAGCCACGACGTCGATCTCACCGAATCCGAATTTGACATCACGCTGACAACAGAGGCACCGGCCGGCGAAGGCTTTGCCGCGGCGCCTTTCTTGCGCGAGGAACGCATTGCGCTGGCGGGCCCCGGTCTGGCGGCGGATTTTCAGAACCGCATGGGCGAGGCCCCCCTGATCCATGACGAACACCCCGATGACTGGCAGAGCTGGTTCCTGGCCGCCGGGCTGGAGCGGGCGGATTGCGCCAAGGGGCTGAACTTCTCCGATACCGGGCTGGCAGTTGATGCCGCCACGCGCGGGCTGGGGATGTGCCTGTGCGACAGGACGCTGGCGCAGCCGCTGGTGCGCGCGGGCAAGCTGCAGGTGCTAAGTCCAGTCAGTCTGCGCGGCGGCGGCCAATACCGCCTTGTGACCCTGGAACGCAATCTGAAGCGCACTGCGGTCCGGGCGTTATGGGATTGGATGCTGGCGGAAACCGGTGGCAGTTAG
- a CDS encoding ABC transporter ATP-binding protein — protein MALLDVTDLKVSIKAGDRTAAIVAPLSLRLARGKCLGIVGESGSGKSTAAMAIMGLLAGGPLQVSGQILFDGADLAQLSAAEFRKLQGTGIAMIFQDPMSSLNPVMRIGDQIVECLQAHRRLTRAEARRKAIEALARVGMPDPEGMMARYPHQLSGGQRQRVMIAMAIVFEPKLLIADEPTTALDLTIQAQILQLLKKLSQDLNMALVLITHDLGVVAGMADEVIVLYSGRGVERGPSAEVLENPQHPYTQGLLGAHPSMDGEHARLTPIPGTPPAIWQRPSGCAFRDRCPAAFDTCALVEPHPVAMPQQAHKVACLLHANPLQAKETA, from the coding sequence ATGGCACTATTGGACGTCACGGATCTGAAAGTAAGCATCAAGGCAGGCGATCGGACGGCAGCAATTGTCGCCCCCCTTAGTCTGCGCCTTGCAAGGGGCAAATGCCTGGGCATTGTGGGGGAAAGCGGCTCCGGCAAAAGCACTGCGGCGATGGCCATTATGGGGCTGCTGGCAGGTGGGCCTTTACAGGTCTCCGGGCAGATCCTTTTCGATGGCGCCGATCTGGCACAGCTCTCCGCAGCGGAGTTCCGCAAACTGCAGGGCACCGGCATTGCGATGATCTTCCAGGACCCGATGAGCAGCCTGAACCCGGTGATGCGGATCGGCGATCAGATTGTGGAATGCCTGCAGGCGCACCGGCGCCTGACCAGAGCCGAGGCCCGCCGCAAGGCCATCGAGGCGCTGGCACGGGTCGGAATGCCGGACCCCGAAGGCATGATGGCCCGCTATCCGCATCAGTTGAGCGGCGGCCAGCGCCAGCGCGTCATGATCGCCATGGCCATTGTCTTTGAGCCCAAGCTGCTGATCGCAGACGAGCCGACCACCGCGCTTGATCTGACGATCCAGGCGCAGATCCTGCAGCTCCTCAAAAAACTCTCACAGGATCTGAACATGGCGCTGGTGCTGATCACCCACGATCTGGGAGTGGTCGCCGGAATGGCCGATGAGGTGATCGTGCTTTATTCGGGGCGCGGCGTGGAGCGCGGACCCTCCGCTGAGGTACTGGAAAACCCGCAGCATCCCTATACGCAAGGATTGCTGGGGGCGCATCCGTCAATGGACGGCGAGCACGCCCGGCTGACGCCCATTCCAGGAACCCCGCCGGCGATCTGGCAGCGGCCCTCGGGCTGCGCTTTCCGCGACCGCTGCCCGGCAGCATTTGACACCTGCGCCCTGGTTGAACCGCACCCCGTTGCAATGCCGCAGCAGGCGCATAAGGTCGCCTGCCTGCTGCACGCCAACCCTTTGCAGGCAAAGGAAACCGCATGA
- a CDS encoding agmatine/peptidylarginine deiminase — MSDQQTPKSAGFRMPAEWAPHLRTWMMWPTREGFWPDMEETRRNYAAVARAIREFEPLTMLVRPEDAAEAKSLLGSDIDVLTSPIDDSWARDAGPCFLTDGKGGRAGVSFGFNAWGGKYQPFDGDNDAADAILNAAGVPIFHSGLIAEGGGVSVDGEGTILTTESCFPNANRNPGWNRDRIEEELKAMLGGDKVIWLPGNVEETETDGHVDGIATFVAPGVVLIEAEGPADHDWHAINLANISAMEDQTDAKGRSLRLVKIPDAASAVSDDPRFCRSYVNSYICNGGVVMPEYGIREDGLVRETFEELFPGRRVAQVPIPAIAIGGGGIHCITQQEPAA, encoded by the coding sequence ATGTCCGACCAGCAAACACCAAAATCCGCGGGCTTCCGCATGCCCGCTGAATGGGCGCCGCACCTGCGCACCTGGATGATGTGGCCGACGCGGGAAGGGTTCTGGCCCGATATGGAAGAGACCCGCCGCAACTACGCCGCCGTGGCCCGCGCCATCCGCGAATTCGAACCGCTGACCATGCTGGTCCGCCCCGAAGATGCGGCGGAAGCAAAGTCGCTGCTGGGGTCTGATATCGACGTCCTTACCAGCCCGATCGACGATAGCTGGGCGCGCGATGCCGGACCCTGTTTTCTGACCGATGGCAAGGGTGGCCGCGCCGGCGTGTCCTTTGGCTTCAACGCCTGGGGCGGCAAATACCAGCCGTTTGATGGCGATAATGACGCTGCGGATGCGATTCTGAACGCCGCCGGTGTGCCTATCTTCCACTCCGGTCTGATCGCCGAAGGCGGCGGCGTCTCTGTCGATGGCGAAGGCACCATCCTGACCACCGAGAGCTGCTTTCCCAATGCCAACCGCAATCCCGGCTGGAACCGCGACCGGATCGAGGAAGAGCTGAAAGCCATGCTCGGCGGTGACAAGGTGATCTGGCTGCCCGGCAACGTGGAAGAAACCGAAACCGACGGCCATGTCGACGGCATCGCAACCTTTGTCGCGCCGGGCGTGGTGCTGATCGAGGCGGAAGGCCCGGCAGATCACGACTGGCACGCTATCAATCTGGCCAATATCAGCGCGATGGAAGACCAGACCGACGCCAAGGGCCGCAGCCTCAGGCTGGTGAAGATCCCCGATGCCGCCAGCGCGGTCTCGGACGACCCGCGGTTCTGCCGCTCCTACGTCAATTCCTACATCTGCAACGGCGGTGTGGTGATGCCGGAGTATGGAATCCGCGAAGACGGGCTGGTGCGCGAAACCTTCGAAGAACTCTTCCCCGGCCGCCGGGTGGCGCAAGTGCCAATCCCTGCCATCGCCATTGGCGGCGGCGGCATCCATTGTATTACCCAGCAGGAGCCCGCAGCATGA
- a CDS encoding agmatine/peptidylarginine deiminase, with translation MNMLTSTDLTAALASGKSPGELGFVMPIETAHHTACWMAWPWDGHEDNWGSGLAAAQENFVRVATAILRFEPVRVAAHPDHASIARRLLPPQADVVPLAQNDHWFRDTGPLFVNDGNGRTIGSNLIFNCWGEKFPDYELDAGIGAALVRHLKLPLFQSPLTGEGGGLHVDGRGTVITTETCFLNPNRNPGMTKADVERELFHTIGARKVIWLPGDEEEWITDGHIDGMLTFTAPGKLLFERNPDPANPRHRVCEENLKALRGQTDADGREIEIGLIDEAYMVEPETDTTALSYVNAYIANGGVVVPSFGTPTDAAAQEIFAKAFPNREILAVDMRGICHAGGGIHCMTQQQPA, from the coding sequence ATGAACATGCTTACCTCAACAGACCTGACCGCAGCCCTTGCCAGCGGCAAAAGCCCCGGAGAACTGGGCTTTGTCATGCCGATCGAAACTGCGCATCATACCGCCTGCTGGATGGCCTGGCCTTGGGACGGCCACGAAGACAACTGGGGCAGCGGCCTGGCTGCCGCGCAGGAGAACTTTGTGCGGGTCGCAACTGCGATCTTAAGGTTTGAGCCGGTCCGGGTGGCCGCGCACCCCGATCACGCAAGCATTGCGCGCCGTCTGCTGCCGCCTCAAGCCGATGTCGTACCGCTGGCGCAGAATGACCACTGGTTCCGCGACACCGGCCCGCTGTTCGTGAACGATGGCAACGGGCGGACCATCGGGTCCAATCTGATTTTCAACTGCTGGGGCGAAAAGTTTCCGGACTACGAGCTTGATGCAGGCATCGGTGCCGCACTGGTACGCCACCTAAAGCTGCCGCTGTTCCAGTCCCCCTTGACTGGCGAAGGCGGCGGCTTGCATGTGGACGGCCGCGGCACCGTCATCACGACGGAGACCTGCTTTCTCAATCCCAACCGCAATCCGGGCATGACCAAGGCGGATGTGGAACGCGAACTGTTCCATACCATCGGCGCCCGCAAGGTCATCTGGCTGCCCGGCGACGAGGAGGAATGGATCACCGACGGCCACATCGACGGTATGCTGACCTTCACTGCGCCGGGCAAGCTGCTGTTCGAACGCAACCCGGACCCGGCAAACCCGCGCCACAGGGTCTGTGAGGAAAACCTGAAAGCCCTGCGCGGCCAGACCGATGCCGATGGCCGGGAGATCGAGATCGGGCTGATCGACGAGGCCTATATGGTCGAACCCGAAACCGACACGACGGCCCTGTCTTATGTGAACGCCTATATCGCAAACGGCGGCGTGGTGGTCCCATCGTTCGGAACGCCCACTGATGCGGCAGCGCAGGAAATCTTCGCCAAGGCTTTCCCCAACCGCGAGATCCTGGCGGTGGATATGCGCGGGATCTGCCATGCCGGCGGCGGCATCCACTGCATGACACAGCAGCAGCCGGCCTAG